One stretch of Stigmatella aurantiaca DNA includes these proteins:
- a CDS encoding ABC transporter ATP-binding protein: MLVEDIHVRLGAHDILKGIRAEFRDGDVVALLGRSGCGKSTLLRSIAGLETPGQGRIHIGGRTVFDAAAKVNLPPEQRDLGLVFQSYALWPHKTVFDNIAYGLRLRKQPKEAVDRAVHEVMAGVGLEGYGERLPSELSGGQQQRVALARALAYRPPIVLLDEPLSNLDAKLREEARIWIRGLIKRLGLTALFVTHDQVEAMAIADRIMLMDGGRMVQDGTPEQLYTEPQSLFAADFMGVNNTLLGRVVERRGGEARLEVGGLSLWGQQRGGTGTEGTATGVIRVEELELASGPGENRLPAQLDSSLYVGGRWEHQFQLAGHALRATTRGALAPGAYTLAFPRERLWIF, translated from the coding sequence TTGCTCGTCGAGGACATCCATGTCCGGCTCGGTGCCCATGACATCCTGAAAGGCATCCGCGCGGAGTTCCGCGACGGCGACGTGGTGGCGCTGCTGGGCCGCTCCGGCTGCGGCAAGTCGACGTTGCTGCGCTCCATCGCAGGCCTGGAGACGCCCGGGCAGGGCCGCATCCACATCGGCGGCCGGACGGTGTTCGACGCGGCGGCCAAGGTGAACCTGCCTCCGGAGCAGCGCGACCTGGGGCTCGTCTTCCAGTCCTATGCGCTGTGGCCGCACAAGACCGTGTTCGACAACATCGCCTACGGCCTGCGGCTGCGAAAACAGCCCAAGGAGGCCGTGGACCGGGCGGTACACGAGGTGATGGCGGGCGTGGGCCTGGAGGGCTACGGCGAGCGCCTGCCCAGCGAGCTGTCCGGAGGCCAGCAGCAGCGCGTGGCCCTGGCGCGGGCGCTCGCCTACAGACCCCCCATCGTTCTGCTGGATGAGCCCCTGTCCAACCTGGACGCCAAGCTGCGCGAGGAAGCCCGCATCTGGATTCGCGGCCTCATCAAACGGCTGGGGCTCACCGCCCTCTTCGTCACCCACGACCAGGTGGAGGCCATGGCCATCGCCGACCGCATCATGCTGATGGACGGAGGGCGCATGGTTCAGGACGGCACGCCGGAGCAGCTCTACACGGAGCCCCAGAGCCTCTTCGCGGCGGACTTCATGGGGGTGAACAACACCCTGCTGGGCCGCGTGGTGGAGCGCCGCGGCGGCGAGGCCCGGCTGGAGGTAGGCGGGCTGTCGCTGTGGGGCCAGCAGCGCGGCGGCACGGGCACCGAGGGGACCGCCACGGGCGTCATCCGCGTGGAGGAGCTGGAGCTGGCCTCCGGCCCTGGCGAGAACCGGCTGCCCGCGCAACTGGACAGCTCCCTCTACGTGGGAGGCCGCTGGGAGCACCAGTTCCAGCTCGCGGGCCACGCGCTCCGGGCCACCACGCGGGGAGCCCTCGCGCCTGGAGCCTACACGCTCGCGTTTCCCCGGGAGCGCCTGTGGATCTTCTGA
- a CDS encoding glycoside hydrolase family 3 N-terminal domain-containing protein, translating to MHPAPSNPQLAGADLLRRVEALLEQMTLEEKAGQLAQYSVGTPTGPGTGRNDYETLVRTGAAGSLLNVVGAQETNRYQRIAVEQSRLKIPLLFGFDVIHGYRTILPIPLGMAASFDPALVEQAVRLSAVEAAAEGIRWAFSPMVDIARDARWGRVAESSGEDPHLGAALARAYVRGYQGTSLSEPTSVAASVKHFAGYGAAEGGRDYNTVDMSDVSLRQIYLPPFQAAVEEGVATLMSAFHSHNGVPATANGYLMTRILREEWGFNGFVVSDWGAVGELLKHGVALDGATAARKALSAGVEMDMEAHLYGPEIPRLVREGKLSEAVVNEAVRRVLRVKFALGLFENPFVDEKAVAYVATPQKRELARRMAEESFVLLKNEGGVLPLPPSGRKIALVGPLADAASSMLGIWSAKGEPQDVVTLRAALERQLKDKGTLRYAQGTGVLSSDTAGFQEAVAAAAASDVVIAAMGEDENMSGEAGCRTRLELPGNQRQLLEALAATGKPVVLIVFSGRPMALTEVQGFASAIVQAWQPGIEAGPALTNLLWGEVNFSGRLPVTFPRSSGQVPLYYNHFNTGRPPGTTDLTRPPANPAEKYVSRYIDECNIPLYPFGHGLSYTTFSFSEPTLSASALKAHEVQKQGKNVLRVRTQVRNTGKVQGTVVAQFYLRIHGASTAQPVRQLAGFQRIALAPGESRDVEFPLGFQELSFIDTRSARCVEPHTRYDIWVGDTSEATQHASFTME from the coding sequence ATGCACCCGGCTCCCTCCAATCCTCAGCTCGCCGGAGCAGATCTCCTCCGCCGCGTCGAAGCGCTGCTGGAGCAGATGACGCTCGAGGAGAAGGCGGGCCAGCTCGCGCAGTACTCCGTGGGGACCCCTACCGGGCCCGGCACCGGCCGCAACGACTACGAGACGCTCGTGCGCACGGGCGCCGCCGGTTCGCTGCTCAACGTGGTGGGCGCCCAGGAGACCAATCGTTACCAGCGCATCGCGGTCGAGCAGAGCCGTCTCAAGATTCCCCTGCTGTTTGGCTTCGACGTCATTCACGGCTACCGCACCATTCTGCCCATCCCCCTGGGCATGGCCGCGAGCTTCGACCCCGCCCTGGTGGAGCAGGCCGTCCGCCTGTCCGCGGTGGAGGCCGCCGCTGAGGGGATCCGCTGGGCCTTCTCGCCCATGGTCGACATCGCGCGGGACGCACGCTGGGGCCGCGTCGCCGAGAGCTCGGGAGAGGATCCCCACTTGGGAGCCGCCCTGGCGCGCGCATATGTCCGGGGGTACCAGGGCACTTCGCTCTCCGAGCCCACCTCGGTGGCGGCCAGCGTGAAGCACTTCGCCGGCTATGGCGCGGCGGAAGGTGGCCGGGACTACAACACCGTCGACATGTCCGACGTGAGCCTGCGGCAGATTTATCTGCCTCCCTTCCAGGCCGCCGTCGAAGAGGGGGTGGCGACCCTGATGAGCGCCTTCCATTCACACAATGGGGTGCCCGCCACGGCCAATGGCTATCTCATGACCCGCATCCTGCGGGAGGAGTGGGGCTTCAACGGCTTCGTGGTCAGTGACTGGGGCGCGGTAGGCGAGCTGCTGAAGCATGGCGTCGCCCTGGACGGCGCCACCGCCGCGCGCAAGGCCCTGAGCGCAGGCGTCGAAATGGACATGGAGGCGCACCTCTATGGGCCCGAGATTCCCCGGCTGGTGCGCGAGGGGAAGCTCAGCGAGGCGGTGGTGAACGAGGCCGTGCGCCGCGTGCTGCGCGTCAAGTTCGCGCTCGGCCTGTTCGAGAACCCGTTCGTGGACGAGAAGGCCGTGGCCTATGTGGCCACCCCTCAGAAGCGCGAGCTTGCCCGGCGCATGGCGGAGGAGTCCTTCGTCCTGCTCAAGAACGAAGGTGGGGTGCTCCCCCTGCCCCCCTCGGGCCGGAAGATCGCCCTGGTGGGCCCCCTGGCGGATGCAGCGTCCAGCATGCTGGGCATCTGGAGCGCCAAGGGAGAGCCCCAGGACGTGGTGACCCTGCGTGCCGCGCTGGAGCGCCAGCTGAAGGACAAGGGAACCCTGCGCTATGCCCAGGGGACCGGCGTCCTGTCGAGCGACACCGCGGGCTTCCAGGAAGCTGTGGCGGCAGCGGCCGCCTCGGACGTGGTGATCGCCGCGATGGGCGAGGACGAAAACATGAGCGGCGAGGCCGGGTGCCGGACGCGCCTCGAACTGCCTGGCAACCAGCGCCAGTTGCTTGAGGCGCTGGCCGCCACGGGCAAGCCAGTGGTCCTGATTGTCTTCAGTGGCCGCCCAATGGCCCTCACGGAGGTGCAAGGCTTTGCATCGGCCATCGTGCAGGCGTGGCAGCCCGGCATTGAGGCGGGCCCCGCGCTGACGAACCTGCTGTGGGGCGAGGTGAACTTCAGTGGCCGCCTGCCGGTGACTTTTCCCCGGAGCAGCGGACAGGTCCCGCTCTATTACAATCATTTCAACACGGGCCGCCCGCCGGGAACGACAGACTTGACGCGCCCTCCGGCCAACCCGGCGGAGAAGTATGTCTCGCGCTACATCGACGAGTGCAACATCCCGCTCTACCCCTTCGGCCACGGCCTCTCGTACACCACGTTCAGCTTCTCCGAGCCCACGCTGAGCGCTTCGGCCCTCAAGGCCCACGAGGTCCAAAAACAGGGCAAGAACGTGCTGCGCGTGAGGACCCAGGTGCGCAACACGGGCAAGGTCCAGGGCACGGTGGTGGCGCAGTTCTACCTGCGCATCCACGGCGCGAGCACCGCGCAGCCCGTGCGCCAGCTCGCGGGCTTCCAGCGCATCGCACTGGCCCCGGGCGAGTCCCGGGACGTGGAGTTCCCCCTGGGCTTCCAGGAGCTGTCCTTCATCGACACGCGCTCGGCGCGCTGCGTGGAGCCTCACACGCGCTATGACATCTGGGTGGGCGACACTTCGGAAGCCACCCAGCACGCCTCCTTCACGATGGAGTGA
- a CDS encoding head protein, which yields MKLGGLALETQELLGQQREAAHSAEEKERFLVAMDALKFIAATGQFQDFEDYRKSLDTHAPPLVLAAFGTREEAEAWLNGHPKPPHLAYVLIASAYHVVMHVPELNHRRLISHPVLEFYLAEMIREGIPAPMATFHTQEEARTWLEHQPEPPRQVFIHIGGEPHLVAYHHRIGLRAMYPLSMAAPLKQADE from the coding sequence ATGAAGTTGGGAGGACTCGCTCTGGAGACTCAGGAACTGCTTGGGCAGCAGCGAGAAGCCGCCCACTCCGCTGAAGAGAAGGAGCGGTTCCTGGTGGCCATGGATGCGCTCAAGTTCATCGCTGCTACTGGCCAATTCCAAGACTTCGAAGACTATCGCAAGAGCTTGGACACCCATGCTCCCCCTCTTGTACTTGCGGCCTTCGGTACGCGCGAAGAAGCCGAGGCTTGGTTGAATGGCCATCCCAAGCCACCGCACCTTGCTTATGTCTTGATTGCCAGCGCGTATCACGTGGTCATGCATGTCCCTGAGCTCAATCACCGCAGGCTGATTTCCCATCCTGTTCTCGAGTTCTATCTCGCGGAGATGATCCGGGAAGGGATTCCCGCTCCCATGGCCACCTTCCACACGCAAGAAGAGGCGAGGACGTGGCTTGAGCATCAACCTGAGCCTCCTCGCCAGGTCTTCATCCATATTGGAGGAGAACCTCACCTCGTGGCGTACCACCACAGGATTGGCCTCCGCGCGATGTATCCTCTCTCCATGGCCGCACCGCTGAAACAAGCAGACGAGTGA
- a CDS encoding YcnI family protein, with translation MNASLRLSLAAVATLLCTAAEAHISVLSGPFIAGNSQELTFNIAHGCSGADTFRIEIHLPEGVTSVRPLDSVFGKAALSKDANGAVKSVVWTKPAAEVLPGDTHLYRVGLSAMLPNKPFTTLYFPTFQSCRAADGTESTVEWIATGGGHDHGGGTGPSANPAPAVFLLPERAPGWNKYTVDQHVHDMAVFKDAQIVWAGKTAYSPNPLVRSLIEREPDTQMLQEIHPGTEIWIKY, from the coding sequence ATGAACGCATCTTTACGTCTGTCTTTGGCCGCCGTGGCCACCCTGCTGTGCACCGCCGCCGAGGCCCACATCTCTGTCCTCTCGGGGCCCTTCATCGCTGGCAATTCCCAGGAGCTCACGTTCAACATCGCCCATGGCTGCTCGGGCGCGGACACGTTCCGCATCGAGATTCACCTGCCCGAAGGCGTGACGTCGGTGCGCCCCCTGGACTCGGTGTTTGGCAAGGCCGCCCTCTCCAAGGACGCCAACGGCGCCGTGAAGTCCGTGGTCTGGACCAAGCCCGCCGCGGAGGTGCTCCCCGGGGACACCCACCTGTATCGCGTGGGCCTGAGCGCGATGCTGCCCAACAAGCCCTTCACCACGCTGTACTTCCCCACCTTCCAGTCCTGCCGCGCCGCGGATGGCACCGAGTCCACCGTCGAGTGGATCGCCACCGGTGGGGGCCATGACCACGGCGGGGGAACCGGCCCCTCGGCGAATCCCGCCCCCGCGGTGTTCCTGCTTCCCGAGCGAGCCCCCGGCTGGAACAAGTACACCGTGGATCAGCACGTTCACGACATGGCTGTCTTCAAGGATGCGCAGATCGTCTGGGCGGGAAAGACCGCCTACAGCCCCAACCCCCTCGTCCGGAGCCTCATCGAGCGGGAGCCGGACACCCAGATGCTTCAGGAGATTCATCCCGGCACTGAGATCTGGATCAAATACTGA
- a CDS encoding (2Fe-2S) ferredoxin domain-containing protein: MVLVCRKCSGNKTLDLRGWLKDRLKEDGHKGQIRILRVGCLDICPKKRVMALVQPLPGHAGGGCFAVEPKEEGEDFYRQVLKLLEDTPSPR; the protein is encoded by the coding sequence GTGGTGCTGGTGTGCCGGAAGTGTTCCGGCAACAAGACGCTGGATTTGCGCGGCTGGCTCAAGGACCGGCTCAAGGAGGACGGCCACAAGGGCCAGATCCGCATCCTCCGCGTGGGCTGCCTGGACATCTGTCCCAAGAAGCGCGTGATGGCCCTGGTGCAGCCGCTCCCAGGCCATGCCGGAGGCGGCTGTTTCGCGGTGGAGCCGAAAGAGGAGGGGGAGGACTTCTACCGCCAGGTGCTCAAGCTCCTAGAGGACACCCCCTCCCCGCGCTAA
- a CDS encoding alpha/beta fold hydrolase: MLLETQMYAEVSGARLFFDTEGPEWEESGPELRRRPTLLILHGGPGIDHSPYRQLGRAVSDRLHVVYLDHRANGRSETGDRRGLTLDGWAEDIHGFVAALGLHRPIVLGHSFGGYVAQAYAAAHPDQPGALILAGTAPRFVLERALAAFERLGGAAAADTASRFFRRPAEHFPEYMERCYPLYGRTAPGPQMVARMVMNLQVADSFVGGEMQTFDLRDRLARITAPVLILSAADDVIATPADVAELKEHLRAPCTEARFDAGHEMLRDEPARAAAVIRGFALDVAGPQAGAPAGRP; the protein is encoded by the coding sequence ATGCTCTTGGAGACGCAAATGTACGCTGAGGTGAGCGGCGCGCGCTTGTTCTTTGATACAGAAGGGCCGGAGTGGGAGGAGAGTGGGCCCGAGCTGCGGCGCAGGCCGACGCTGCTCATTCTGCACGGGGGTCCGGGAATCGACCATTCGCCATACCGGCAGCTGGGAAGAGCCGTGTCGGATCGCCTGCACGTCGTCTATCTGGATCATCGTGCGAATGGGCGAAGTGAGACAGGAGACCGGCGGGGTTTGACGCTCGACGGGTGGGCGGAAGACATCCATGGGTTCGTTGCAGCTTTGGGCTTGCATCGCCCCATCGTTCTTGGCCACTCCTTTGGCGGGTACGTGGCCCAGGCCTACGCCGCCGCCCATCCTGATCAGCCAGGAGCGTTGATTCTGGCGGGAACCGCGCCTCGCTTCGTCCTGGAGCGTGCGCTGGCAGCGTTCGAGCGCCTCGGCGGCGCGGCGGCGGCGGATACGGCGTCCCGGTTCTTCCGGCGCCCCGCTGAGCATTTCCCCGAGTACATGGAGCGTTGCTACCCGCTCTATGGCCGCACGGCTCCCGGCCCGCAGATGGTAGCGCGTATGGTGATGAACCTGCAGGTCGCCGACAGTTTCGTGGGCGGCGAGATGCAGACCTTCGACCTTCGGGACCGGCTCGCGAGGATTACCGCTCCGGTGCTCATCCTTTCCGCGGCCGACGATGTCATCGCCACCCCCGCCGATGTCGCGGAATTGAAGGAGCACCTGCGGGCTCCGTGCACAGAGGCGCGGTTCGACGCAGGTCATGAAATGCTGCGGGACGAACCTGCTCGCGCGGCTGCCGTGATCAGGGGCTTTGCGCTGGACGTGGCGGGGCCACAGGCCGGAGCGCCAGCAGGGCGGCCATGA
- the ypfJ gene encoding KPN_02809 family neutral zinc metallopeptidase codes for MRWQGGRRSSNIEDRRGMGAGRPLAVGGGAATLVIAVLVYLLGGDPGDFVSQAPQYPSSGVGGSGAPVDPAQEPLKEFVSVILADTEDTWPALLSEVGVTYEEPRLVLFSDAVESACGFQQSAVGPFYCPGDQRVYLDLTFFGELDRRLGASGDFAQAYVVAHEVGHHVQNLMGTSQRVHEMRARSRADANALSVLQELQADCYAGIWAHHAQQQRQVLEQGDVEEGLNAASAIGDDTLQRRAGGHVVPESFTHGSSAQRVAWFRRGLEQGTLEACDTFQQQGR; via the coding sequence ATGAGGTGGCAAGGAGGCCGTCGCAGCTCGAACATCGAGGATCGCCGGGGCATGGGCGCGGGGCGCCCGCTGGCGGTGGGAGGCGGGGCGGCGACGCTGGTCATCGCGGTGCTGGTGTACCTGCTGGGCGGAGACCCGGGGGACTTCGTGTCCCAGGCGCCGCAATATCCCTCCTCCGGGGTGGGAGGTTCGGGCGCGCCGGTGGATCCGGCCCAGGAGCCCCTCAAGGAGTTCGTCTCCGTCATCCTGGCGGACACGGAGGACACCTGGCCCGCGCTGCTCTCCGAGGTGGGCGTCACCTATGAGGAGCCGCGCCTGGTCCTCTTCTCGGACGCGGTGGAGTCCGCCTGCGGCTTCCAGCAGAGCGCGGTGGGCCCCTTCTATTGTCCGGGGGACCAGCGGGTGTACCTGGACCTGACCTTCTTCGGAGAGCTGGACCGGCGGCTGGGTGCCTCCGGGGACTTCGCGCAGGCATACGTGGTGGCGCATGAGGTGGGACATCACGTGCAGAACCTGATGGGCACCTCGCAGCGGGTGCACGAGATGCGGGCCCGGAGCCGGGCGGACGCCAACGCCCTGTCCGTGCTCCAGGAGCTGCAGGCGGACTGCTACGCCGGCATCTGGGCCCACCACGCCCAGCAGCAGCGCCAGGTGCTGGAGCAGGGGGATGTGGAGGAGGGGCTGAACGCGGCCTCGGCCATCGGGGATGACACCCTGCAGCGCCGGGCAGGGGGGCACGTGGTGCCCGAGTCCTTCACCCACGGCTCCTCGGCGCAGCGGGTCGCCTGGTTCCGCCGGGGCCTGGAGCAGGGCACGCTCGAGGCGTGCGACACCTTCCAGCAGCAGGGGCGCTGA
- a CDS encoding immunoglobulin-like domain-containing protein, with translation MRPLPLSLGFPSPRLSRSKDSLSKLLLAVSLCGPLAASAHTVVITVDLEPIEDAMVTSAMPYTNYGHQPSFEISPVWRPFVDYSRESFLKFDLSGIPEGVQVLSARLQATAYDGFAYGGDGSVYAHFVPDDSWSEGSLIWLNKPAISGQALGSWWLWYDFRNGQPRPEQSGSAESAALAAQVQAEVEQDNLLSLRLSSSGYETFYHSSEAADATKRPKLRVRYSAPACSFERPAPTLTVNGSLEMTLECGASTWQDPGASATDACGPVTVERYNSGEDAYGPGPNPNAEGTYSVQYIARNLNGEASAVRTVTVEDTLAPQLTLNGEPEMTHTCGTAFVDPGVTAQDACYGDLTQSVQVFGYVNGWVPGTYTVEYFVTDSGGNAAAPLVRTVTVANCPW, from the coding sequence ATGCGCCCTCTCCCCTTGTCTCTTGGCTTTCCCTCTCCCCGTCTCTCCCGTTCGAAAGACAGTCTTTCCAAGCTGCTGCTGGCCGTGAGCCTTTGCGGTCCCCTGGCCGCGAGTGCCCATACCGTCGTCATCACCGTGGACCTGGAGCCCATCGAGGATGCGATGGTGACCTCCGCGATGCCGTACACCAACTACGGACATCAGCCGAGCTTCGAGATTTCCCCGGTCTGGCGCCCCTTCGTCGATTACTCCCGCGAGAGCTTCCTGAAGTTCGACCTGAGCGGGATTCCCGAGGGCGTCCAGGTGCTCTCCGCCAGGCTTCAGGCCACGGCGTACGACGGTTTCGCCTACGGGGGCGACGGCAGTGTTTACGCCCACTTCGTACCGGATGACTCCTGGAGCGAAGGTTCCCTCATCTGGCTCAACAAGCCCGCCATTTCGGGGCAGGCTCTGGGCTCCTGGTGGCTCTGGTATGACTTCCGGAACGGGCAGCCCCGGCCGGAGCAGTCCGGCAGCGCCGAGTCCGCGGCGCTCGCCGCCCAGGTCCAGGCCGAGGTGGAGCAGGACAACCTCCTGAGCCTGCGGCTGTCCTCGTCCGGGTATGAGACGTTTTATCACTCGTCCGAGGCTGCCGATGCCACCAAGCGCCCCAAGCTGCGCGTCCGCTACTCGGCCCCGGCTTGCAGCTTCGAACGGCCCGCGCCCACGCTGACCGTGAATGGTTCCCTGGAGATGACGCTGGAGTGCGGGGCGAGCACCTGGCAGGACCCGGGCGCCTCGGCCACGGATGCGTGCGGCCCCGTGACGGTGGAGCGCTACAACTCGGGTGAGGATGCCTACGGCCCCGGCCCCAACCCGAACGCCGAGGGCACCTACTCGGTGCAGTACATCGCCCGGAACCTCAATGGCGAGGCGAGCGCCGTGCGCACCGTCACCGTGGAGGACACCCTGGCGCCCCAGCTCACGTTGAACGGCGAGCCGGAGATGACGCACACGTGCGGCACCGCGTTCGTGGATCCCGGCGTCACGGCCCAGGACGCGTGCTACGGCGACCTCACGCAGTCGGTGCAGGTCTTCGGGTATGTGAATGGCTGGGTCCCCGGCACCTATACGGTCG